A window of Acinetobacter sp. TR3 contains these coding sequences:
- the thrC gene encoding threonine synthase, giving the protein MSNANRYTGLVDRYRDRLPVSATTRAISLGEGNTPLIKLENIPRIIGKDVEIYVKYEGLNPTGSFKDRGMTMAVTKAVEEGSKAIICASTGNTSAAAAAYAARAGIKAFVLIPEGKIAMGKMAQAMMYGAITMQIRGNFDDGMRLVKEVADQAPVTIVNSINPYRLQGQKTIAYEIVEALGRAPDYHCLPVGNAGNITAHWMGYTEAVANQPADQFESVIYDAATDQFTGPKPEGLPTMVGYQASGAAPFLRGAPVESPETIATAIRIGNPQSWNHAKAVVRDSKGWFDELQDSEILEAQRLLSMYEGVFVEPASAASIGGAIRDIKAGKIAEGSVIVCTVTGNGLKDPDTAIKQCADAVMLSIDATMAQVKDSILSNM; this is encoded by the coding sequence ATGTCGAATGCCAATCGTTATACTGGTCTTGTAGATCGTTATCGTGACCGTTTACCTGTGTCTGCAACTACACGTGCAATTTCTCTAGGAGAAGGAAATACTCCTCTTATTAAACTTGAGAACATTCCGCGTATTATTGGCAAAGACGTTGAAATCTATGTGAAATACGAAGGTCTTAACCCAACAGGTTCATTTAAAGACCGTGGTATGACGATGGCTGTAACAAAAGCTGTTGAAGAAGGTTCAAAAGCGATTATCTGTGCATCTACTGGAAATACTTCAGCAGCAGCAGCAGCATATGCAGCACGTGCAGGTATTAAAGCGTTCGTATTAATCCCAGAAGGCAAAATTGCAATGGGTAAAATGGCGCAAGCGATGATGTATGGTGCGATCACCATGCAAATTCGCGGTAACTTTGATGATGGTATGCGCCTCGTAAAAGAAGTTGCAGATCAAGCACCTGTGACGATCGTAAACTCAATCAACCCTTACCGTTTGCAAGGCCAAAAAACGATTGCTTATGAAATCGTAGAGGCATTGGGTCGTGCACCTGACTATCACTGCTTACCAGTTGGTAATGCAGGTAATATCACGGCTCACTGGATGGGTTATACCGAAGCAGTTGCAAATCAACCTGCTGATCAGTTTGAATCTGTTATCTATGATGCTGCAACAGATCAATTCACAGGTCCTAAACCAGAAGGTTTACCGACGATGGTCGGTTATCAAGCTTCTGGCGCAGCGCCATTCTTACGTGGTGCTCCAGTCGAAAGTCCAGAAACGATCGCAACGGCAATTCGTATTGGTAACCCACAAAGCTGGAACCATGCAAAAGCAGTCGTACGCGATTCAAAAGGTTGGTTTGATGAACTTCAAGATAGCGAAATTCTTGAAGCACAACGCTTACTTTCTATGTATGAAGGTGTGTTTGTAGAACCTGCTTCAGCAGCGTCTATTGGCGGTGCAATTCGCGATATTAAAGCGGGTAAAATTGCTGAAGGTTCTGTAATTGTATGCACAGTAACAGGTAATGGCTTAAAAGATCCAGATACTGCAATCAAGCAATGCGCTGATGCCGTGATGCTGTCAATTGATGCAACAATGGCTCAAGTGAAAGATTCAATTCTTTCAAATATGTAA
- a CDS encoding homoserine dehydrogenase, which yields MKPVRLAILGLGTVGGGALKLLQENAAEIKRRTGREIQITHVGTRRPRPDLQLEGIKQSDDLMNIVRQPDVDVVVEVMGGIHPAYEIIMEAIKHGKQVVTANKALLAEHGNELFKAAEDNAVQIAYEAAVAGGIPIIKVIREGLAANHIQWLAGIINGTGNFILTEMREKGRAFDDVLKEAQELGYAEADPTFDVEGIDAAHKLTILASCAFGIPLQFDKVYTEGISKITAQDVKYAEELGFRIKHLGIARRASNGIELRVHPTLIPAEQLIANVNGVKNAVLVQAHAVGPTLYYGAGAGAGPTASAVVADVIDIVRDISYTEDGAGTIPQLAFEALTNMPILSREEMTTGYYIRLNAEDQTGVLADVTTILSRAGISIDAIMQQSRLKDLIPIVILTDPIVESKMDEALAQIQALPAIRGEIVRIRLESLDS from the coding sequence GTGAAACCAGTTCGTCTGGCGATACTCGGTCTTGGTACTGTAGGTGGTGGAGCCCTTAAATTATTACAAGAAAATGCTGCTGAAATTAAACGCCGTACCGGTCGCGAAATTCAAATTACACATGTAGGCACACGCCGTCCACGTCCAGATTTACAACTCGAAGGGATCAAACAAAGTGATGATCTCATGAACATCGTACGTCAACCTGATGTTGATGTCGTAGTCGAAGTGATGGGTGGTATTCATCCTGCCTATGAAATCATCATGGAAGCGATTAAGCATGGCAAGCAAGTTGTCACCGCGAATAAAGCTTTACTTGCTGAACATGGTAATGAGCTGTTCAAAGCAGCAGAAGATAATGCTGTGCAAATCGCCTATGAAGCAGCGGTTGCTGGTGGTATTCCAATTATTAAAGTCATTCGTGAAGGTCTAGCTGCGAATCATATTCAATGGCTTGCAGGTATCATCAATGGTACAGGTAACTTCATTCTGACTGAAATGCGCGAAAAAGGTCGTGCCTTTGATGATGTCCTCAAAGAAGCTCAAGAACTCGGTTATGCTGAAGCAGATCCAACTTTTGATGTAGAAGGGATTGATGCTGCGCACAAACTCACTATCTTGGCGTCATGTGCTTTTGGTATCCCATTACAATTTGATAAGGTCTACACAGAAGGCATTAGCAAAATTACCGCACAAGATGTGAAATATGCTGAAGAGCTTGGCTTTCGTATCAAACATTTAGGTATTGCACGTCGTGCAAGTAATGGTATTGAGTTACGTGTTCATCCTACACTAATTCCAGCAGAACAACTGATTGCGAATGTGAACGGCGTTAAAAATGCAGTATTGGTACAAGCACATGCCGTAGGCCCAACGCTTTACTATGGTGCTGGTGCAGGTGCTGGACCAACGGCTTCTGCAGTTGTTGCTGATGTGATTGATATCGTACGTGATATTTCTTATACCGAAGATGGTGCAGGAACGATTCCACAGTTGGCATTTGAAGCACTAACAAACATGCCAATTCTCAGTCGTGAAGAAATGACGACTGGATATTACATCCGTTTAAATGCTGAAGACCAAACGGGTGTACTCGCTGATGTAACCACCATTCTCAGCCGTGCTGGTATCAGTATTGATGCGATCATGCAGCAATCTCGCTTGAAAGATTTGATTCCTATCGTGATTTTAACAGATCCAATTGTTGAATCAAAAATGGATGAAGCACTTGCTCAAATTCAAGCATTACCAGCTATTCGTGGCGAAATCGTAAGAATTCGTTTAGAATCGCTCGATAGTTAA
- the pbpG gene encoding D-alanyl-D-alanine endopeptidase PBP7/8 has product MRNSKKSIMHALSMSILLALSSTSYAELVVNNNPVSTNANSSSASLNWSASDASQLMEDDDSLEISPQGSTSVTTTLRSGGSASISSSTTPQKSIQIRDTSHFGSQPAVNARAALVMDAQTGEVLFSKNSNMSVPIASITKLMTAVITADARLNMSEEITLQQIDFAGAGGKNSSSTLNVGDTMNRAELLLFALMKSENPAAAALARTYPGGRPAFIAAMNAKAKKLGMASTHYAESTGLDPHNVSSARDLGILVSEASQYGLIRQFSTTPTYDFNLGYRVLKSNNTNALVRNGGWNINLSKTGYIGEAGRCVVMHTTVNSRPAVVVLLGASTSQARTNDATNLLTWLSTLPRRI; this is encoded by the coding sequence GTGAGAAATTCTAAAAAATCTATCATGCATGCCTTGAGCATGTCTATTTTGTTGGCGCTTAGTTCAACAAGTTATGCTGAGCTGGTTGTAAATAACAATCCAGTCTCTACAAATGCGAATAGTTCTTCAGCTTCGTTAAATTGGTCTGCAAGTGATGCAAGCCAATTGATGGAAGATGATGATTCATTAGAGATCAGCCCGCAAGGTTCAACTTCGGTTACGACCACCTTACGAAGTGGTGGTTCTGCAAGTATTAGTTCATCTACAACGCCACAAAAAAGCATACAGATTCGAGATACCTCTCATTTCGGTAGCCAACCCGCTGTAAATGCACGTGCAGCCTTGGTGATGGATGCACAAACGGGCGAAGTACTGTTTAGTAAAAACAGTAATATGTCTGTACCAATTGCCTCAATTACCAAATTGATGACGGCTGTGATTACCGCAGATGCACGGCTGAATATGTCAGAAGAAATTACGCTACAGCAAATTGACTTTGCGGGTGCAGGTGGAAAGAATTCAAGCTCGACCTTGAACGTCGGCGATACCATGAATCGTGCGGAACTGTTGTTATTCGCTTTGATGAAATCGGAAAATCCTGCAGCGGCAGCATTAGCACGCACTTACCCAGGTGGTCGTCCTGCTTTTATTGCAGCAATGAATGCTAAAGCTAAAAAACTTGGTATGGCATCTACGCATTATGCAGAATCAACAGGTTTAGACCCGCACAATGTATCATCTGCACGAGATTTAGGGATTTTGGTGAGTGAAGCTTCGCAGTATGGCTTGATTCGTCAATTTTCTACTACGCCAACTTATGATTTTAATTTAGGTTATCGTGTACTTAAGTCAAATAATACCAATGCCTTGGTACGTAATGGTGGTTGGAATATTAATCTATCTAAAACAGGATATATCGGTGAGGCAGGACGTTGTGTAGTGATGCATACCACAGTGAATTCTCGTCCAGCTGTTGTCGTATTGCTCGGAGCTTCAACTTCTCAGGCACGTACCAATGATGCAACCAACCTATTAACTTGGCTGAGTACTTTACCGAGAAGAATTTAA
- a CDS encoding sigma-54-dependent transcriptional regulator, with the protein MAIKQPLVLLVDDEEDLCLLMQMTLARMGIKTHLAYRVEQAKKFFTEFQYDACLTDLNLPDGNGLDLVKHVTQNYPNTPIAVLTAYGNMDIAIAALKAGAFDFVSKPVNQTHLDQLIQKALNRPQPEQEAAESALENKLLIGRSTPIQQLRIALKKIARSQAPVFITGESGTGKEVVANLVHRLSNRSEGPFIAINCGAIPTELMESELFGHKKGSFTGATQDKQGLILSAHGGSLFLDEIAELPLSMQVKLLRAVQEKKIRPVGSDQEIDVDFRVISASHQDLELLVQQGRFRQDLFFRIHVMDIVLPPLRERGQDILLLASHFIQKISQEWEVSVKTLSSRAEQFLLQQYFPGNVRELRNIIERAITLSDDETIDLAHLQTAPLRSPIATPIVSFSTQDENDHAISTSPMGSKKLPPEGLELYLENIEKEILLNALNLTHWNRTLAAKKLGMTFRSLRYRLKKFGLDTEDDE; encoded by the coding sequence ATGGCAATTAAACAACCTCTCGTCTTACTCGTAGACGATGAAGAAGACTTATGTCTTTTAATGCAAATGACGCTCGCACGAATGGGCATTAAAACTCATCTTGCCTATCGCGTAGAGCAAGCAAAAAAATTCTTTACCGAGTTTCAGTACGATGCTTGTTTAACAGATTTGAATCTCCCAGATGGCAACGGTCTGGACTTGGTTAAACATGTCACACAAAACTATCCCAACACACCGATTGCAGTATTAACAGCGTATGGCAATATGGATATTGCAATTGCTGCATTAAAAGCAGGTGCTTTTGATTTTGTCAGTAAACCTGTCAATCAAACTCACCTAGATCAATTGATTCAAAAAGCATTGAATCGACCACAGCCTGAACAAGAAGCTGCTGAGAGTGCACTAGAAAATAAACTTCTGATTGGTCGTTCTACGCCTATTCAACAATTACGAATTGCTTTAAAGAAAATTGCTCGATCTCAAGCCCCTGTCTTTATTACCGGTGAATCAGGGACAGGAAAAGAAGTTGTTGCCAATTTAGTTCATCGTCTGAGTAATCGTAGCGAAGGACCTTTTATTGCGATCAACTGTGGTGCTATTCCAACAGAGTTAATGGAAAGTGAATTATTTGGTCATAAAAAAGGCAGCTTCACAGGCGCAACCCAAGACAAACAAGGTCTCATTCTTTCCGCACATGGGGGTAGTTTATTCTTAGATGAGATCGCTGAATTACCCTTAAGTATGCAGGTAAAACTGCTTCGTGCTGTACAAGAAAAGAAAATTCGCCCTGTTGGCTCAGATCAAGAAATTGATGTTGATTTCCGTGTCATCAGCGCAAGTCATCAAGATCTCGAATTACTAGTACAACAAGGTCGCTTCAGACAAGATTTATTTTTCCGTATACATGTAATGGATATTGTGCTTCCACCATTACGCGAACGTGGACAAGATATTTTACTACTTGCAAGCCACTTTATTCAAAAGATCAGCCAAGAATGGGAAGTATCGGTTAAAACCCTCTCTTCTCGCGCAGAACAGTTCTTATTACAGCAATATTTCCCAGGTAATGTTCGTGAACTTCGCAACATTATTGAACGTGCAATTACGCTCAGTGATGATGAAACTATTGATCTAGCCCATCTTCAAACAGCTCCTCTACGTAGCCCTATTGCAACGCCAATAGTCTCATTTTCAACACAAGATGAAAATGATCATGCGATAAGCACTAGCCCTATGGGTTCTAAAAAGCTACCACCTGAAGGACTGGAGCTCTATTTAGAAAATATTGAAAAAGAAATTCTTCTCAATGCACTGAATTTAACCCATTGGAATCGAACTTTAGCGGCTAAAAAATTAGGAATGACCTTCCGTTCTTTACGCTATCGTTTGAAGAAGTTTGGTTTAGATACCGAAGATGATGAATAA
- a CDS encoding sensor histidine kinase, with product MLGKIASSVSQTVYRLGIWYSGYRLIISISLILIYLLTAEQLSTNYDYPFLYFYTLVCYICINIFQLFILKLIPLHVTKQLIFVFIVDIACLSIITFSAGGPNLQLSLLYVIIIFSSAILLNAHLSLIVTLFAVIMVVYQRFLGNFFDYNNLNNLGNSALLAFLFFVVHAIGRIAVQRFKILETLTFHQSIEIHQLQNINRYILEQIEDGYLVLDHSNHIVLSNPAANTLLGIQIPVSPEKTPLLKWQPDLFELIKFSDLEDGEEFSFESQQSPYTINIRVKHLIVPEQSLILLILKDAQKLTQQVQQLKLAALGQLSASIAHEIRNPLAAIVQANELFKESDSHQQEMLCRMISKQARRIDNIVQDTLGMARNKPTEPQVIQLADFFESLLNEDLVDAKHMIKLNLAERINILFDEKQLRQVLINLIRNALRHNAADAQFIEVNVDLKDGRTCIDVIDFGTGVAKRDISQLFKPFFSTEIKGTGLGLYLSHTFCEANHAKLTYVERQQGACFRIECSKIH from the coding sequence ATGTTGGGAAAAATTGCGTCATCAGTGTCCCAAACCGTTTATCGGCTCGGAATTTGGTATAGTGGATATCGACTGATTATTTCAATCAGTCTAATTCTTATTTACTTACTCACTGCGGAACAGCTTTCCACCAACTACGATTACCCTTTTTTATATTTCTATACGTTAGTCTGCTATATCTGTATCAACATTTTTCAACTCTTCATACTCAAGCTCATTCCATTACATGTTACGAAACAACTCATTTTCGTCTTTATTGTGGATATTGCCTGCTTGAGTATCATTACCTTCTCTGCGGGAGGACCCAACTTACAACTCAGTTTGCTGTATGTGATTATTATTTTCTCATCTGCAATTCTATTAAATGCTCATCTTTCACTGATTGTGACGCTTTTTGCCGTTATTATGGTGGTTTATCAACGTTTTCTTGGCAATTTCTTTGATTACAATAATTTAAATAACTTAGGTAATAGCGCATTACTTGCTTTCTTATTTTTTGTAGTACATGCAATTGGTCGTATTGCCGTTCAAAGATTTAAGATTTTAGAAACACTCACTTTTCATCAGTCTATTGAAATTCATCAGCTGCAAAATATTAACCGCTATATTTTGGAGCAAATCGAAGATGGCTATTTGGTATTGGATCATAGCAACCATATTGTGTTGAGTAACCCAGCAGCCAACACATTATTAGGCATTCAAATCCCTGTTTCTCCAGAAAAAACCCCTCTGCTCAAGTGGCAACCTGATTTATTTGAACTGATTAAATTTAGTGATTTAGAAGATGGTGAAGAATTTAGTTTTGAATCACAACAAAGTCCTTATACGATCAATATCCGTGTTAAACACCTAATCGTCCCCGAACAATCATTAATTTTACTTATCTTGAAAGATGCACAAAAACTCACGCAACAAGTTCAACAATTAAAACTGGCCGCGCTTGGTCAACTCTCTGCAAGTATTGCACATGAAATTCGCAACCCTTTAGCGGCGATTGTGCAGGCCAATGAATTATTTAAAGAAAGTGATAGTCATCAACAAGAAATGCTCTGTCGTATGATCAGCAAACAAGCTAGACGTATTGATAATATTGTACAAGACACATTAGGCATGGCACGCAACAAACCAACTGAGCCACAAGTCATTCAACTTGCTGATTTTTTTGAAAGCCTATTGAATGAAGATCTAGTCGATGCGAAACATATGATTAAACTCAATCTTGCAGAACGAATTAATATTCTTTTTGATGAGAAACAATTACGTCAAGTTTTAATTAATCTGATTCGAAATGCCCTGCGGCACAATGCAGCTGATGCTCAATTTATTGAAGTGAATGTAGACTTAAAAGATGGCAGAACATGTATTGATGTGATTGATTTTGGTACAGGGGTCGCAAAACGAGATATTTCTCAGCTATTCAAACCATTTTTTAGTACCGAAATTAAAGGAACTGGTTTAGGATTGTATTTGTCTCATACTTTTTGTGAGGCAAATCATGCAAAGCTCACTTACGTAGAGCGACAACAAGGAGCATGTTTCAGGATTGAATGCTCAAAAATTCATTGA
- a CDS encoding DsbC family protein: MLFTRSQLFIACALTSTLLISACSKENSAQKPDALTASAPATGEASTLNERNTQQRLVSTLEKNFKTANINAKILAIKKTEVPNLFWVSLEGMGSVYATSDGQYIIQGDVIHLGEKQLRNVSESLQAGENKKHLATLKTEDLIVYPAQGGKAKHVIYVFTDSSCPYCHKLHEHLAEINAKGIEVRYIAWPRGEQFMPTMQAIWCSQDRKAAFDQAAQGLPVASAECKNPVRDQYQLGLNMGVNGTPAIYNVEGVYLGGYMTPDEIINRLEK; this comes from the coding sequence ATGTTGTTTACTCGGTCTCAGTTGTTTATTGCATGTGCATTAACTTCAACACTCTTGATCAGTGCTTGTTCAAAAGAAAATTCAGCACAAAAGCCTGATGCTCTGACAGCGAGTGCGCCAGCTACTGGTGAAGCATCAACGTTAAATGAACGTAATACGCAACAACGTCTGGTTTCTACTTTAGAAAAAAATTTTAAAACCGCCAATATCAACGCCAAAATTCTTGCCATTAAAAAAACTGAGGTTCCAAATTTATTTTGGGTCAGCCTAGAAGGTATGGGATCGGTTTATGCGACCAGTGATGGGCAATATATTATTCAGGGCGATGTCATTCATCTTGGAGAAAAACAATTACGTAATGTGAGTGAAAGCTTACAAGCGGGTGAAAATAAAAAGCACTTAGCTACCCTTAAAACTGAGGACCTTATCGTTTACCCAGCACAAGGGGGTAAAGCGAAACACGTCATTTATGTATTCACTGATTCAAGCTGTCCTTATTGCCATAAACTGCATGAGCATCTTGCTGAAATTAATGCAAAAGGCATTGAAGTCCGTTACATCGCATGGCCACGCGGAGAGCAATTTATGCCAACCATGCAAGCGATTTGGTGTAGTCAAGATCGTAAAGCTGCATTCGATCAAGCTGCGCAAGGCTTACCAGTTGCATCAGCAGAATGTAAAAATCCAGTTCGTGATCAATATCAATTAGGCTTAAATATGGGCGTGAATGGCACACCTGCAATTTATAATGTTGAAGGTGTGTATTTAGGTGGGTACATGACTCCAGATGAAATCATTAACCGCCTAGAAAAATAA
- the gacA gene encoding response regulator transcription factor GacA has translation MITVLVVDDHELVRTGICRMLEDHPDVEVIGQAESGEEAIALVRLKHPQVVLLDVNMPGIGGVETTRRLLQTAPETKVIAVSGLAEEPYPSLLLKAGAKGYITKGAPISEMVRAINKVMQGGKYFSADIAEQLASSYLSDTQQSPFDALSEREMQVAMMVVNCISAQEIADKLFVSVKTVNTYRYRIFEKLAIDSDVKLTHLAIRYGLIKP, from the coding sequence TTGATCACTGTTCTCGTTGTTGATGATCATGAACTCGTACGTACAGGCATTTGTCGTATGCTGGAAGACCATCCAGATGTAGAAGTCATTGGACAAGCTGAATCTGGAGAAGAAGCGATTGCTTTAGTTCGATTAAAGCATCCTCAAGTTGTATTATTAGATGTCAATATGCCGGGAATTGGTGGCGTAGAAACAACACGTCGTCTTTTACAAACAGCACCTGAGACTAAAGTGATTGCTGTTAGTGGTTTAGCGGAAGAACCCTACCCATCGTTGTTATTAAAAGCAGGGGCAAAAGGCTATATCACAAAAGGTGCGCCTATTTCAGAAATGGTACGTGCAATCAATAAAGTGATGCAAGGTGGTAAATATTTCAGTGCAGATATTGCCGAACAGCTTGCGAGTTCTTATCTTTCAGATACACAACAATCCCCTTTTGACGCACTTTCTGAGCGTGAAATGCAAGTCGCAATGATGGTGGTTAATTGTATTAGTGCTCAAGAAATCGCCGACAAATTATTTGTTAGCGTTAAAACTGTAAATACTTATCGCTACCGCATTTTCGAAAAACTAGCAATTGATAGTGATGTAAAATTAACCCATCTCGCCATTCGTTATGGACTCATTAAACCTTAA